The Vulpes lagopus strain Blue_001 chromosome 6, ASM1834538v1, whole genome shotgun sequence genome has a segment encoding these proteins:
- the SLC25A31 gene encoding ADP/ATP translocase 4, whose amino-acid sequence MQREPPKKRLEKKSGKQLFDPASFGKDLLAGGVAAAVSKTAVAPIERVKLLLQVQASSKQISAETQYKGMMDCLVRIPREQGFFSYWRGNLANVIRYFPTQALNFAFKDKYKQLFMSGVNKEKQFWRWFLANLASGGAAGATSLCVVYPLDFARTRLGVDIGKGPEERQFKGLGDCIIKIAKSDGIVGLYQGFGVSVQGIVVYRASYFGAYDTVKGLLPKPKETPFLVSFFIAQVVTTCSGILSYPFDTVRRRMMMQSGEVERQYKGTLDCFVKIYQHEGVNAFFRGAFSNILRGTGGALVLVLYDKIKEFLNIDIRGSSSGD is encoded by the exons ATGCAGCGTGAACCTCCGAAGAAGAGGCTAGAGAAGAAGTCGGGAAAGCAGCTCTTTGACCCCGCTTCCTTCGGGAAGGACCTGCTGGCGGGCGGCGTCGCCGCGGCTGTGTCCAAGACCGCGGTGGCGCCCATTGAGCGGGTGAAGCTGCTGCTGCAGGTGCAGGCGTCGTCCAAGCAGATCAGCGCCGAGACGCAGTACAAGGGCATGATGGACTGCCTGGTGCGGATCCCCCGCGAGCAGG GCTTCTTCAGTTATTGGCGTGGCAATTTGGCAAATGTTATCCGGTATTTTCCAACACAAGCTCTAAACTTTGCTTTTAAGGACAAATACAAACAACTTTTCATGTCTGGagttaataaagaaaaacag TTTTGGAGGTGGTTTTTGGCAAACCTGGCTTCTGGTGGAGCTGCTGGAGCAACATCTTTATGTGTAGTTTATCCGCTGGACTTTGCCCGAACCCGATTAGGTGTTGATATTGGAAAAg GTCCTGAAGAGCGACAATTCAAGGGTTTAGGTGACTGtattataaaaatagcaaaatcagATGGAATTGTCGGTTTGTACCAAGGGTTTGGTGTTTCAGTTCAGGGCATCGTTGTGTACCGAGCCTCCTATTTTGGAGCATATGACACAGTTAAG ggTTTATTACCAAAACCAAAGGAAACCCCATttcttgtctcctttttcattgctCAAGTTGTGACCACATGTTCTGGAATTCTCTCTTATCCCTTTGACACAGTTAGAAGACGCATGATGATgcag AGTGGTGAGGTTGAACGGCAATATAAAGGAACTTTAGACTGCTTTGTGAAGATATACCAACATGAGGGAGTCAATGCATTTTTTCGTGGTGCCTTCTCCAATATTCTTCGTGGTACAGGGGGTGCTTTGGTGTTGGTACTGtatgataaaattaaagaatttcttaATATTGATATTAGAGGTAGTTCATCAGGAgattaa